In Papaver somniferum cultivar HN1 chromosome 9, ASM357369v1, whole genome shotgun sequence, the genomic stretch CGACAATTAACAGGTTCTTGAGAATTCTAACGAGAGAGAAAAATTAGCCATGGCTCTTAGAACAGTTATGAGTAGAAAATCCTTAGGAttagcaaaattagggtttagtaatGCTAGAGGGTTACAAACTTTTTCTCTACCTTATCTTGATTATGACTATGGTGCCCTTGAACCTGCAATTAGTGGAGAAATTATGCAGATTCATCACCAAAAGCATCATCAGGCTTATATCACTAATTACAATAAAGCTCTTGAACAACTCACTGAGGCTACAGCTAAAGGAGATACATCAACTGTTGTTAAATTGCAGAGTGCCATTAAGTTCAACGGCGGAGGTTTGTTAATTTGGGTCTTCTTCAGTTTCCGATTTACAATTTTTTGATCGTcttttttgttgtgtttgatgGGATATATGTTTAAAATTATGTTACAGGTCATGTGAACCATTCATTTTTCTGGAAGAATCTTACTCCTGTTAGTGTAAGTTAAAATTCATCTCTATTGTGATTGTGCTAATTATCTTTtggttttatgtttgtgtagattCTTATTTTTGTGATCTGATAGGGTACTCTTTTCTGAATGTTTGACAGCAAGGAGGTGGCGAGCTTCCTAAAGGTTCCCTTGCCTCGGCAATTGATACACATTTTGGATCTTTTGAAAAGTTGGTGCAAAAGGCTAATGCAGAAGGTGCTGCTTTGCAAGGCTCTGGATGGGTGGTAAGTCCATCTTTAGCTTTTCTAtgagttttgatttattttcagtTTGGTGTGTTGCACCCATTATATTGCTGATGAATTGTTACTATGGTTTACATTGCTCTCCCTGTTTTGTGTTTTTTCAGTGGTTAGGTCTGGATAAAGAACTGAAGAAGCTTGTTGTTGAAACCACAGAAAACCAGGTAATGTTAATCCTTTGAAAACTTATTTTTTGGCCATGACTAGAAGCTCATTAAATATTAAACGGTATGATAATATGTCTCTACTATGTGTTTCTAGAAGTTCGAGATAAAATTATTCCAAAGTATTCAACATAAAAGTTAAGAGTTTTTGGAACCTCATGTTTGAATACAGTTTTGGTGAATTGAGAGGGCAAGCCTGCCCATTGTTTAACGCAAATGTCAGGCTTGTGTCTACTCTTTAGCAGTTGTATCTAAGAAGATGCTATGCTATCAACACCATAATGGTTTCACATTACTTCCACCTCCATTAGAAACAATCTACCAAACATAATTATTCTGGCTGTTAAATAAACGTCTATTGATTTGAAGACATCATtttttgacaatatgtatatcaGAGTCCTCCTCTAAGGAAATGTTTATTGATGTAGGGTTCTGTGAGATTGTAGGATGCATTGAGAGAATCTAACCCACTAACCCAAAGAAATTTGCATATAGTTTGTTACAAGTTTTTATAGATATTAAGTTTAATGACACGGATAGAATCCTGGTGTTGTCCATAGAGGGTAAGCAAATTGAATGATGATCTATGAGTAGACACTTCAACATAATAGTTTTGACTTGTGAGGAAATCTGGAAGAGAGTAACAAAAGACGAGAGTAGTAGGGTTATTTTGATAGAAGGAGGAATATATTTATATCATGTATGGTTGATGGGCACGCAGAATAAATTGGGCCGACTCTGTAGTGTTCCTTGTACTCATATGATGATATATCAGCCTCCATGTAGTGCTTGTCTGTTGGCACTACCTTGTTTCTTTTCTTATCTAATTAAACCGTAGAAGTAGCATCTAAGCAGTTTCAGTGGCTGAACACGTGTATGGTAGGCGCTGTGAGTAGTAGATCATATGCATTATAACTTAATTGTGTCCTTTTAGGAACTGAAAATATGATTgtcactttttatttttttgtgtatGGTGTTTTCTTTAGTAACTTATGATGCTTCTCATGTGggtcttcttcttattattcttttttttttttttttttgatggtgaTCTTCATATAATAAGTTAATATAGGTGAAGCATCTTTTGTGTTTCTTATAGCTAACTACTACTGTAAGCATTCTGCAGGATCCTCTGGTAACCAAAGGTGCAAATTTGGTTCCTTTGCTGGGCATCGATGTTTGGGAGCATGCATATTACTTGCAGGTAATTTCTGTCAACCCGTTGTTCTCTTTAGCAATATAACTTGTCAACTGTTTTAGACcaatcaaatgattcaaatgcgGTCAATCATTTCCACATCTGTTATTTTATACAATTGGTCACCATCTTCAAGATTATGGGTTTAATAATTATCTGTTAATCTGCAAAATTTAGTATGACGAGATTCTGTTGACATACAGTACGAAGGATGGACGTAACAAGCATGAAGCACACCTATGTGTCTTGCCttttattttgtttcaattagttATTGTTCCTGGTAGATTGATTATCCCTGTACTTGAAATACAAATCAGTTTTGACGTTTGTCTTCATGGTTACCCTGCAgtacaagaatgtgagaccagaCTATCTGAAGAATATATGGAAGGTTATTAACTGGAAATATGCCAGTGAAGTTTATGAAAAAGCACTCCCATGATCTGAGAATATATGGAAGGTTACCAAACTGGAAATTTGCTGGTGAAGTGTATGGGAACTAGTCTCTGTTTTCTGTTAAAACTTTCATGTAGTTATGTGGGTCGGATGGCCTTGAATTCTATTGAAAGGATAAATAAGTTGTGATGTAGAGTTTTACATGTACTTGGTGTAATTTGTTTGTTGATTTACTTGAAATTATCCTTCTAGGTTCTGGTTTCCCCTTAACCTGTTTAACGTTAAATGGGAATTTAATACTGTTTCGGAGTTTTTTTTCTTCGGTAATTCAGCATAGCACTTTTGTTCTGATAAAATACTCGTCATGTCAAACCGATCCGTATTTTGGaaaggaaaaataccaaaactaacTAGTTATGAGTTTTGACTTGAGGAATCCCAGTTCGTATAACATTACATTATTATAAGAATCCCATTCCGAGTTCATGTAAGCTACACACATGCATATAAATATGTGGGTTATTGCTCGACAAAGTTTCATCAATAAAAGCCCTGCTCTTTGCTTCTCTCCAGTTCAcagatatttttttttcatcaaaCAAGCTCTGCTCTTAGCCTCTTCCTAGATAGTATCGCCATGCCTTCGGTTCTGAGCAAGAAACTTGCCTTCATCAAGGAAAAACTGTTGAGCAGGAAAAATTGCAACGAATATGACCACTTAATGCCAACAGAAGGAAATAATAACAACAGGATACAGAAAGGGTGTTTCTCGGTTTATGTAGGAGAAGAAAGCAAAAGGTTTGTGCTTCCTATCAAGTATCTATCGTCGTCAAAACTTCAGTCACTCCTTCTCGAAGAACGTTCCAACCACGATGATCAATTCGATTGCAAAGTTGACGGACCGATTAACCTCTGTTGCACTACGGTCGAAGTATTTGAGCGTGTCATCAACAATCTATAACACCACCATTGACGGCGGCTCTATGTTGAACAACAAACAAATTCGGCGGCTCTACGTAGAACAAGAAACAAATTCGACAGCGCTGAAGATTTTAGATTGTTATTATAGAGACAGAGATTCTTTTTTACATGTGAATATGTAATTTTTTTAGtgcatatttttttttagaacttATGAAATATTCATTGTATTTGTAGTTGGAAATTTGGAATAAAGATGATATCTTTACTTCAAAAATTCTTAATGCGTTTGTATATTTGATAAATATAGGTTTTGGAGTTTTAATTGAAGAGAGATTAGAGCATGCATATATAAGTTAATGATGGATATGATTCATTTAATTGGATGGAGATCAAAACCGTATAATCATTGCATGTGATCCTTTGTTGATTAGCAAATTAATCAATAATTTAATAGTGATcacataattattgtgattaGATCCACGGGCTAAATCTACTAAGATTAAGATATCCAGGAATTACTAGTAGAAGACCAACATGCGACCAGTTTCCTTGTCAAATAATCTTATGCATCCGAAGGGAGGGAGTTCCTTTTATGGCCTTTGCAAAATGAAGCATAACGTGAATATGCAATTCTCTTTTATGGCCCTTGCAAAATGAAACATAACGCAAACATGCAATTTGgtaaaaagattggaaatggttTGGTGGTAGTTTTTGGGACCTGAAAAGCCCAAAATGCCCCTTCTGTGGCTCCTTCCTGTTTTACTtctgagtcagactcgtcagtataAGATAATAGGGATGATAATTGTCAATACCAGACTGTATTATGGAAATATAATGTTCATCCAATCCAGAGAGGGAAGGAGATCCGATCACATTGATAGAGTCCATGAAAACAACACTTTCGGTAACTGGCGATGAATTATTAGAGATTGAACTCTTGTCCACAGACTCAGACCGccgcaaacacagacttgttaggtctaaatgtgttgcctactctgataccgattgaaaatgagagggtaccaagtataccaccaattttttcgtgCGGCAACCTATTTGGTCAAGACCTAATACGATTTTAAGTAGACCAAATTAATGATCCTTGGACAATATATATACACAcattttatatctctttctcttcacAATCAAAATTTCAAGAAAacaaagtccgtgaacctgattgtatagaagagtacttggacgatcttaaaaatcaatatccaagatcaatctagtcgtatccaaataacatgattggaattctgccaagtatggaacttgttatctatctttcaagatacgaattctacaagaacgagtctcgtaatcgatcacaattaataaGGACTTCTCTACTAgaattgattacgtactacttgtgttattcctattataaatataaaataatataatgcggaaaaagaagaGCATaatacactagaagttttgttaacgaggaaagtaCACCTGcaaaaaaaccctgagacctcATGCAGAtgtgaacaccaaactgtattaagccgttacgacactaacctactataacacttcagaatggaatgtagttgcaACCGAATTAACCATCCAAGAAATTCAGTTGCAATCGTGCTTCTTACGTATCTTGAACcttgcaaggctctacgcaattgattcccttagccgacgtcctttacatcctaagagtttcttcagcctaagtgaatacttttgatggccaatcttcctctaatagagaaacctatttgatttccatttaatcgtataaatcaaggcttggaaatctgttttcAATAGACAAAACTagtaaacctcacaaatccggaacacttacattcaattagctgagaagcctggattattaaccacctctgaagaacaatcttaaaccgattaattaagaaaaattgtagatgtctatcttgaggaatcattaAGTCTGaaatgaagagaactttgcgatttctagtTACCtcgttcctgaaagagattactaaaacctcTATAACAGAAAGAAGGtcatgatacacgaactatcaagataaagatagtcgtacctggcttcacaaatcccttagagaagtctttaagtcgttaacctaattatgtttctcagaggaaacctaggtcaatagagggcGACTCTAGCAtataactaggacacaaagttgTGTGAATCTCTCTATTTATAAACTTTTATGGCTAGGGTTTCTTAGAattaaagctaagataacttgagattcaagcaaacacattctccgtttagatgaaactcttattaagagttcatgtaagcatgtgagaagtttgtcttgaaatcacatagaagaatatacactatggtcctcCATAATagtttataatgatagttcatggaAAGTATTCCATATGATCGTTTAAGCAACACTTTGTTCATTTAACACTTAAGGCTTGAATTATCATACATAACTATAAGGTAATTTAGTGATCATATATGTCttaggtgtttatgagagttgtagaAATGCTATACATATTCGTGAAAATAGTTCATGAGCATCTTCTCATTTATGTTGTGTAGGTATGTGGAACAATTCGGGTACCATTAGCCAGTTCTTGAATTTAGGAATCCACAATCGCGAATTAGGTAAGTGTACCGTTAGGCTATTCACGAACTAAGATGACCACAACTCGGGTACTAGGTACATGTACTTTTAGGCTATTCACGAATTTATTTCACCACGTTCACGTACTAGGTACGTGTACCGCTAACCCATTCACGAATTCAGGACATTAAGGTtcacataccaggtatgcgtaccttatcgTATTCTAAAATCTAtggttcacatactaggtatgtggACCTACCCCGAGTCCAGATTTCAGTAAGTTCCTAAAAGCTTCTTTTAATGTTATGAATCATTCCTAATTGCTATGGATATAAAATATCATTTCTTGGGAAATTTGAGAATGATCCATTGCCACAAAATATAGTTCTTGaacaaaaaattattttgaaCAAAGATTTTCTAAGGACCTATgagcatccattgcttgaatcatatttcgagatgtttaacaagacaatctcgagtaaaaaaaatttctttacaATGttaaatctgttagagcattgctcagttgaactaacaagtgttgctatatcaagcttgttgtcaaatttagttgatcaaaactatgtcttgatttctagtctacaattagtcaagtctcggattgggatagaagtgtgtagttgagaatcggacatcactgTGTTCTACGGTTTGAattcgaagatcaaccgaagcttttggataacttcttcaacaaaaggtaagtgaagattgaaccacctatttcttaaTTTATATTCATCCTTTTATCTATGAGACAATGTCGaatgactaattagactatcgtaagcatatcaagaatttcgagtcaatttTATCTTGGTAATATCGTTCtctaaatatatatgactaagcttaatgaacatttgttcatacttaatgaatttcggttaagaacaatttattttttaaaatctaaatcgtgattcaagattatcattcgaaaatagtatggaacagtgatatgtgttattgatgttatttgagaatgtttcaaaatggtttaaagagaaatatagaactattgtaaatctggatacaagacagcatgcataccagtttcacataCTGGGAAAGCTGTAATAGGTCCGGAGccgtgat encodes the following:
- the LOC113310714 gene encoding superoxide dismutase [Mn], mitochondrial-like, whose translation is MALRTVMSRKSLGLAKLGFSNARGLQTFSLPYLDYDYGALEPAISGEIMQIHHQKHHQAYITNYNKALEQLTEATAKGDTSTVVKLQSAIKFNGGGHVNHSFFWKNLTPVSQGGGELPKGSLASAIDTHFGSFEKLVQKANAEGAALQGSGWVWLGLDKELKKLVVETTENQDPLVTKGANLVPLLGIDVWEHAYYLQYKNVRPDYLKNIWKVINWKYASEVYEKALP